Proteins from one Acropora muricata isolate sample 2 chromosome 9, ASM3666990v1, whole genome shotgun sequence genomic window:
- the LOC136929320 gene encoding kinesin light chain 1-like has protein sequence MGLFEEGKRHFERSLARRLAFLGSEHPDVARSYDELASVLGDQGELRQAKEYHERALAIRQQTLGPQHPHVASCYNNLATVLRDQGELKQAKEYHERALAIMQQTLGPQHPDVASSLNNLANVLGNQGELKQAKEYHERALAIRQQTLGPQHPDVASSLNNLANVLGDQGELKQAKEYHERALAIKQQTLGPQHLDVASSLNNLAVLLGDQGDLKQAKEYHESALAIRQQTLGSQHPDVATSFYNLAIVLCDQGDLKQAKEYHERALAIRQQTLGPQHPHVASCYNNLATVLRDQGELKQAKEYHERALAITQQTLGPQHPDVASSLNNLAIVLGDQGELKQAKEYHERALAIRQQTLGPQHPDVAASYKNLAIVLGNQGDLKQAKEYHKRALAITQQTLGPQYPDVASSLNNLANVLRDQGELKQAKEYHERALAITQQTVGPQHLDVASSLNNLANVLRDQGELKQAKEYHERALAIRQQTLGPQHPDVASSLNNLANVLRDQGELKQAKEYHERALAIRQQTLGPQHLDVASSLNNLANVLGDRGELKQAKEYHERALAIRQQTLGPQHPDVASSFCNLATALGVEGDLKQAKEYHVRALAIRKQTLGRQHPLVASSYENLAIVLGDAGELKQAKEYHERALAIKQQTLGPQHPNVATSFYNLAIVLDDQGDLKQAKEYHERALAIRQQTLGPQHLDVASSLNNLANVLGDRGELKQAKEYHERALAIRQQTLGPQHPDVAASYKNLAIVLGNQGDLKQAKEYHKRALAIREQILGPQHPDVASSLNNLAEVLGDQGELKQAKEYHERALAIRQQTLGPQHPDVARSYSNLGNVLGDQGDLKETKEYHKRAAANRQQTLGPQRSNVCKLL, from the coding sequence ATGGGACTGTTTGAggaaggaaaacgtcacttcgaaCGCTCTCTCGCTCGTCGGCTAGCATTTTTAGGGTCtgaacatcctgatgtcgcgagGTCTTATGACGAGTTAGCTAGTGTACTAGGTGATCAAGGTGAGCTGaggcaagcaaaggagtatcatgagcgtgctcttgctattaggcaacagaCTTTGGGACCTCAACATCCTCATGTTGCGAGTtgttataacaacttagctactgtacttcgtgatcaaggtgagctgaagcaagcaaaggagtatcatgagcgtgctcttgcgaTTATGCAACAAActctggggcctcaacatcctgatgtcgcaagttcccttaacaacttagctaatgtacttggTAATCAAGGTgagctgaagcaagcaaaggagtatcatgagcgtgctcttgctattaggcaacaaactctggggcctcaacatcctgatgtcgcaagttctcttaacaacttagctaatgtacttggtgatcaaggcGAGCtaaagcaagcaaaggagtatcatgagcgtgctcttgctattaagcaacaaactttggggcctcaacatcttGATGTCGCGAGTTCTCTTAACAACTTAGCAGTTCTTcttggtgatcaaggtgacctgaagcaagcaaaggagtatcatgaaagtgctcttgctattaggcaacaaactttggggtctcaacatcctgatgtcgcaacttctttttacaacttagctattgtactttgtgatcaaggtgacctcaaacaagcaaaggagtatcatgagcgtgctcttgctattaggcaacagaCTTTGGGACCTCAACATCCTCATGTTGCGAGTtgttataacaacttagctactgtacttcgtgatcaaggtgagctgaagcaagcaaaggagtatcatgagcgtgctcttgctattacgCAACAAActctggggcctcaacatcctgatgtcgcgagTTCTCttaacaacttagctattgtacttggtgatcaaggtgagctgaagcaagcaaaggagtatcatgagcgtgctcttgctattaggcaacaaactctggggcctcaacatcctgatgtcgcagcTTCTTATAAGAATTTAGCTATTGTGCTTGGTAATCagggtgacctgaagcaagcaaaggagtatcataagcgtgctcttgctattacgcaacaaactttggggcctcaataTCCTGATGTCGCGAGTTCTcttaacaacttagctaatgtacttcgtgatcaaggtgagctgaagcaagcaaaggagtatcatgagcgtgctcttgctattacgCAACAAACTGTGGGGCCTCAACATCTTGATGTCGCGAGTTCTcttaacaacttagctaatgtacttcgtgatcaaggtgagctgaagcaagcaaaggagtatcatgagcgtgctcttgctattaggcagcAAActctggggcctcaacatcctgatgtcgcaagttcccTTAACAACTTAGCCaatgtacttcgtgatcaaggtgagctgaagcaagcaaaggagtatcatgagcgtgctcttgctattaggcaacaaactttggggcctcaacatcttGATGTCGCGAGTTCTcttaacaacttagctaatgtacttggTGATCGAGGTgagctgaagcaagcaaaggagtatcatgagcgtgctcttgctattaggcaacaaactctggggcctcaacatcctgatgtcgcatcTTCTTTTTGCAACTTAGCTACTGCACTTGGTGTTGAAGGTGACCTCAaacaagcaaaggagtatcatgtgcgtgctcttgctattaggaaACAAACTCTGGGGCGTCAACATCCTCTTGTAGCGAGTTCATATGAAAACCTAGCAATTGTACTTGGTGATGCGGGTgagctgaagcaagcaaaggagtatcatgagcgtgctcttgctattaagcAACAAActctggggcctcaacatcctaatgtcgcaacttctttttacaacttagctattgtacttgatgatcaaggtgacctcaaacaagcaaaggagtatcatgagcgtgctcttgctattaggcaacaaactttggggcctcaacatcttGATGTCGCGAGTTCTcttaacaacttagctaatgtacttggTGATCGAGGTgagctgaagcaagcaaaggagtatcatgagcgtgctcttgctattaggcaacaaactctggggcctcaacatcctgatgtcgcagcTTCTTATAAGAATTTAGCTATTGTGCTTGGTAATCagggtgacctgaagcaagcaaaggagtatcataagcgtgctcttgctattagggaaCAAattttggggcctcaacatcctgatgtcgcgagTTCTCTTAACAACTTAGCTGAagtacttggtgatcaaggcgagctgaagcaagcaaaggagtatcatgagcgtgctcttgctattaggcaacaaactctggggcctcaacatcctgatgtcgcgagGTCTTATAGCAACTTAGGTaatgtacttggtgatcaaggtgacctgaaggaAACAAAGGAGTATCATAAGCGTGCTGCTGCTAATAGGCAACAGACTTTGGGTCCTCAACGTAGTAATGTTTGTAAGTTGCTATAA
- the LOC136928682 gene encoding nephrocystin-3-like encodes MQRSDLKQAKEYHERALAIRQQTVGPQHPDVARSYSNLGNVFGDEGDLKKAKEYHERALAIRQQTLGPQHPDVASFLNNLVNVLGDQGELKQAKEYYERALAIRQQTLGPQHLDVASSLNNLANVLGDAGELKQAKEYHERALAMRQQTLGPQYLDVATSFYNLAIVLGEQGDLKQAKEYHERALAIREQTQQTLGPQYLDVATSFYNLAIVLGDQSDLKQAKEYRERALAIREQILGPQHPDVASSLDKLANVLGDQGDLKEAKEYHKRAAANRQQTLGPQRSNVCDLRQAKEYRERAVAIIQHTLGPQHPVVARSYRNLGNVFGDQGDLKQAKEYHERALAIRQQTLGPQHPDVARSYSNLGYVFGDEDKSKFGWKTVEEYTQHELADSEADGKKIRTAEERAEKALNSAATKKSVKRSISARRTSTLQYGPQNSRGFSALGSWRNQNERLPLIPSSFPSSNGNCFACDVFASGVWATFAGLRDSSLRELASRLESTVIASRATGTTDAYGRAFLRWRGFAASSDEIQAFPAKPEHVALYLQHVLGTTKSHSSVDSAIYGSQFR; translated from the exons ATGCAAAGGA gtgacctgaagcaagcaaaggagtatcatgagcgtgctcttgctattaggcaacaaactgtggggcctcaacatcctgatgtcgcgagGTCTTATAGCAACTTAGGTAATGTTTTTGGTGATGaaggtgacctgaagaaagcaaaggagtatcatgagcgtgctcttgctattaggcagcAAActctggggcctcaacatcctgatgtcgcgagTTTTCTTAACAACTTAGTTaatgtacttggtgatcaaggcgagctgaagcaagcaaaggagtattatgagcgtgctcttgctattaggcaacaaactttggggcctcaacatcttGATGTCGCGAGTTCTcttaacaacttagctaatgtacttggTGATGCGGGTgagctgaagcaagcaaaggagtatcatgagcgtgctcttgctatgaggcaacaaactttggggcctcaatatcttgatgtcgcaacttcttttTACAACTTAGCTATTGTACTTGGTGAGCAAGGTGACCTCAaacaagcaaaggagtatcatgagcgtgctcttgctattagggaaCAAAC gcaacaaactttggggcctcaataTCTTGATGTCGCAACTTCGTTTTACAACTTAGCTATTGTTCTTGGTGATCAAAGTGACCTCAaacaagcaaaggagtatcgggagcgtgctcttgctattagggaaCAAattttggggcctcaacatcctgatgtcgcgagTTCTCTTGACAAATTAGCTaatgtacttggtgatcaaggtgacctgaaggaagcaaaggagtatcataagCGTGCTGCTGCTAATAGGCAACAGACTTTGGGTCCTCAACGTAGTAATGTTT GTGACCTGaggcaagcaaaggagtatcgtGAGCGTGCTGTTGCTATTATACAACACActctggggcctcaacatcctgttGTCGCGAGATCTTATAGAAACTTAGGTAATGTATTTGGTGaccaaggtgacctgaagcaagcaaaggagtatcatgagcgtgctcttgctattaggcaacaaactctggggcctcaacatcctgatgtcgcgagGTCTTATAGCAACTTAGGTTATGTTTTTGGTGATGaag ATAAATCGAAGTTTGGTTGGAAGACCGTCGAGGAGTATACCCAGCATGAACTTGCTGACAGCGAGGCGGACGGCAAGAAGATTCGCACAGCAGAAGAGAGAGCTGAGAAGGCTTTGAACTCTGCTGCTACCAAGAAGTCAGTTAAGCGTTCTATTTCGGCTCGTCGTACTTCGACCTTGCAGTATGGTCCACAGAATTCTCGTGGTTTCTCTGCGTTGGGTTCCTGGCGTAACCAGAATGAGCGGCTGCCATTGATTCCTTCTTCCTTTCCGTCAAGCAATGGCAATTGTTTTGCCTGTG ATGTTTTTGCTTCTGGAGTATGGGCTACGTTTGCTGGTTTGCGTGATTCGTCTTTGAGAGAGTTGGCTTCTAGATTGGAGTCCACGGTCATCGCGTCCAGAGCCACAGGGACCACTGATGCGTATGGGAGGGCTTTTCTGAGATGGAGAGGTTTTGCTGCTTCTTCGGATGAAATCCAGGCTTTCCCTGCTAAGCCGGAGCATGTGGCCCTGTACCTTCAGCATGTCCTGGGTACGACCAAGTCTCATTCTTCGGTGGATTCCGCAATTTACGGTTCACAATTTCGCTGA
- the LOC136928920 gene encoding uncharacterized protein isoform X3 — protein sequence MEVENVAVVVSDNDDDDDNDDDCNNDDGNDYWYGYMSTEEAKASIKYKLLSLMQIFLNACHRDQIYSVKSIVLVAYIGLDCLCSQLHGNVGASTRTVFKHLISNFLMISGSSSVTSNGLVMRDVQIIIKGSSYSVC from the exons ATGGAAGTTGaaaatgttgctgttgttgttagtgataatgatgatgatgatgataatgatgatgattgcAACAATGATGATGGTAATGATTATTGGTATGGTTACATGAGCACAGAAGAAGCAAAAGCTAGTATAAAGTACAAACTCTTGTCCCTGATGCAG ATCTTTTTAAATGCCTGTCACAGGGACCAGATTTATTCAGTGAAATCCATTGTTTTGGTGGCATACATA GGTCTTGATTGCCTTTGTTCTCAACTTCATGGCAATGTTGGAGCCAGCACTAGAACA GTTTTCAAACACTTGATTTCTAATTTTTTGATGATATCTGGATCATCCTCTGTAACCAGCAATGGTTTGGTAATGAGAGATGTTCAGATCATTATTAAAGGATCAAGCTATTCAGTTTGTTAA
- the LOC136928920 gene encoding uncharacterized protein isoform X2 — MANELEPVNFNVNLHIARQTQLFVKINSLSPGTMAESCWESSSEEELFLTQSTFTVKSDEYDGMGVSTSEGNGKCLEDNAGISEGSGRFRAPISSDECRKFEDSWVSDASRRKWNWVLNIFEEWRETRNEAVLKVENSGEPLLNQRIDEMSDEDLDFFLGRFVAEVRKEDGQEYPGKTIYEMICSLQCYLRFQRKGPLFLIDKKGCKFRNLNSALNFVLKERAGEGIGSITSQAEVITPDQMEYLWQNDFVISGLMHLTQKVWKKGMTKLKQRGKAAKILLSLLLRRKLKSVISDGNCKLRIFLVLKIFFAVFFVVSSQ; from the exons ATGGCAAATGAGCTTGAACCTGTGAATTTTA ATGTCAATTTGCATATTGCTCGACAAACACAGTTGTTTGTGAAAATCAACTCATTGTCGCCTGGAACGATGGCGGAAAGCTGTTGGGAAAGCAGTTCTGAGGAAGAGTTGTTTCTTACGCAGTCAACATTTACTGTTAAGTCGGATGAATATGATG GAATGGGTGTGTCGACGAGTGAAGGGAATGGAAAATGCTTAGAGGATAATGCTGGTATTAGTGAAG GGAGTGGAAGATTTCGTGCGCCAATCTCATCTGACGAATGTCGGAAGTTTGAAGACAGCTGGGTTTCTGATGCTAGTCGAAGGAAGTGGAATTGGGTCCTAAATATCTTTGAAGAATGGCGAGAGACGAGAAATGAAGCTGTGTTGAAGGTTGAGAACAGTGGCGAGCCTTTGCTAAACCAACGGATCGACGAGATGTCTGACGAGGATCTGGATTTTTTCTTGGGTCGATTTGTGGCTGAAGTGAGGAAGGAAGATGGACAAGAATACCCTGGCAAGACCATTTATGAAATGATATGTAGTTTACAATGTTATCTTCGTTTCCAACGTAAGGGACCCCTATTTCTTATTGATAAGAAGGGTTGTAAATTTCGTAATTTGAATTCGGCCTTAAATTTTGTCTTAAAAGAGAGGGCGGGGGAAGGAATTGGTAGTATTACTAGTCAAGCAGAAGTCATAACTCCAGATCAAATGGAATATTTGTGGCAAAACGATTTTGTGATATCGGGATTAATGCACTTAACGCAGAAAGTATGGAAGAAAGGCATGACAAAGTTGAAACAAAGGGGGAAagctgcaaaaatattgttatcACTACTGCTGAGACGAAAATTGAAATCTGTTATAAGTGACGGAAACTGTAAGTTACGAATCTTCTTagtattaaaaatattttttgcggtgttttttgttgtttctagTCAGTGA
- the LOC136928920 gene encoding uncharacterized protein isoform X1 — MKQFVTFNDVFIQGYGFVSYCFHEYNMTCTCERCNQKRVIDCLFVKVDVNLHIARQTQLFVKINSLSPGTMAESCWESSSEEELFLTQSTFTVKSDEYDGMGVSTSEGNGKCLEDNAGISEGSGRFRAPISSDECRKFEDSWVSDASRRKWNWVLNIFEEWRETRNEAVLKVENSGEPLLNQRIDEMSDEDLDFFLGRFVAEVRKEDGQEYPGKTIYEMICSLQCYLRFQRKGPLFLIDKKGCKFRNLNSALNFVLKERAGEGIGSITSQAEVITPDQMEYLWQNDFVISGLMHLTQKVWKKGMTKLKQRGKAAKILLSLLLRRKLKSVISDGNCKLRIFLVLKIFFAVFFVVSSQ, encoded by the exons ATGAAACAATTCGTGACGTTCAATGATGTTTTCATTCAAGGTTATGGTTTTGTAAGCTATTGCTTTCATGAGTATAACATGACATGTACGTGTGAAAGATGCAACCAGAAACGAGTTATTGACTGTTTGTTTGTCAAGGTAGATGTCAATTTGCATATTGCTCGACAAACACAGTTGTTTGTGAAAATCAACTCATTGTCGCCTGGAACGATGGCGGAAAGCTGTTGGGAAAGCAGTTCTGAGGAAGAGTTGTTTCTTACGCAGTCAACATTTACTGTTAAGTCGGATGAATATGATG GAATGGGTGTGTCGACGAGTGAAGGGAATGGAAAATGCTTAGAGGATAATGCTGGTATTAGTGAAG GGAGTGGAAGATTTCGTGCGCCAATCTCATCTGACGAATGTCGGAAGTTTGAAGACAGCTGGGTTTCTGATGCTAGTCGAAGGAAGTGGAATTGGGTCCTAAATATCTTTGAAGAATGGCGAGAGACGAGAAATGAAGCTGTGTTGAAGGTTGAGAACAGTGGCGAGCCTTTGCTAAACCAACGGATCGACGAGATGTCTGACGAGGATCTGGATTTTTTCTTGGGTCGATTTGTGGCTGAAGTGAGGAAGGAAGATGGACAAGAATACCCTGGCAAGACCATTTATGAAATGATATGTAGTTTACAATGTTATCTTCGTTTCCAACGTAAGGGACCCCTATTTCTTATTGATAAGAAGGGTTGTAAATTTCGTAATTTGAATTCGGCCTTAAATTTTGTCTTAAAAGAGAGGGCGGGGGAAGGAATTGGTAGTATTACTAGTCAAGCAGAAGTCATAACTCCAGATCAAATGGAATATTTGTGGCAAAACGATTTTGTGATATCGGGATTAATGCACTTAACGCAGAAAGTATGGAAGAAAGGCATGACAAAGTTGAAACAAAGGGGGAAagctgcaaaaatattgttatcACTACTGCTGAGACGAAAATTGAAATCTGTTATAAGTGACGGAAACTGTAAGTTACGAATCTTCTTagtattaaaaatattttttgcggtgttttttgttgtttctagTCAGTGA